From a region of the Candidatus Binatia bacterium genome:
- a CDS encoding type II toxin-antitoxin system Phd/YefM family antitoxin — MTKVNVHEAKTHLSEYLDRLERGEEEVVTICRRNEPIAELRALPRPRKAPRPILRRDPRFRLAKSFFEPLPDEILGEPDASIGAHLRSSADPVCR; from the coding sequence ATGACGAAAGTGAACGTGCACGAGGCGAAAACGCACCTCTCCGAGTATCTCGATCGGCTCGAGCGTGGAGAGGAAGAGGTGGTCACGATCTGCCGGCGCAACGAACCCATCGCGGAGTTGCGGGCGCTGCCGCGACCGCGAAAGGCGCCGCGCCCAATCCTCCGCCGCGACCCTCGGTTCCGGTTGGCGAAGAGCTTCTTCGAGCCGTTGCCGGACGAAATACTCGGCGAACCTGACGCCTCCATCGGCGCTCATCTGCGTTCATCTGCGGACCCGGTTTGCCGCTAA